In one window of Helianthus annuus cultivar XRQ/B chromosome 17, HanXRQr2.0-SUNRISE, whole genome shotgun sequence DNA:
- the LOC110924182 gene encoding calphotin-like, which produces MVSSSDTGVSDTVDPMAVVSDDEIPSEGDVYTSDTTSTDDDDFQPFALPDIGVEIQPADGIPAGDLPLAVIPAPVPLAAFPMVDVPLDVVFDDDIDLFEEGPPEDDYEGGAPIDADVVLPIAEVPVEEIPLGSPVPDSLASVASASLHEQSVQHHSPDADPDVAMSATPGLSHEFEFDHEIDDDFDPVFPPDFDPDHEIDFIHMDQHLEAPMAPIDPLFDIPADFDMDLVDPEPVMAPEPVVAPDPAPEPDPVLDDASALVPPIVDLPVVVLPVVDDHVVDVPLPDHVPALIDRAPFAAHIDPRYADTRNGWIEDDDDYPPFVLPVTPPVAPVSAPTNIPLFHPHTTDVHRTDLPITFL; this is translated from the coding sequence atggtttCTTCTTCCGACACAGGAGTATCAGACACAGTGGACCCTATGGCAGTTGTGTCAGACGATGAGATACCATCAGAGGGAGACGTGTATACGTCAGACACCACGAGTACAGATGACGATGATTTTCAGCCGTTCGCTCTGCCAGACATCGGAGTTGAGATTCAGCCTGCTGATGGTATTCCTGCTGGGGATCTCCCTCTTGCAGTAATCCCTGCTCCCGTTCCGCTTGCTGCTTTCCCCATGGTGGATGTGCCACTCGATGTCGTATTTGATGATGACATTGATCTGTTTGAGGAGGGTCCACCTGAGGACGactatgagggcggggccccGATTGATGCTGATGTTGTCCTTCCTATTGCTGAGGTCCCTGTAGAGGAGATTCCTCttggttcacctgtcccagactcgTTGGCGTCTGTGGCATCCGCGTCCCTGCATGAACAGAGTGTGCAGCATCACTCTCCTGACGCTGACCCCGACGTGGCGATGTCAGCTACACCGGGTCTGTCACACGAGTTTGAGTTCGACCATGAGATCGATGACGATTTTGATCCAGTTTTTCCTCCTGACTTCGATCCTGATCATGAGATCGACTTTATTCATATGGACCAACACTTAGAGGCGCCAATGGCTCCCATTGATCCGTTGTTTGACATTCCTGCCGATTTTGATATGGACCTTGTTGACCCTGAGCCTGTGATGGCCCCAGAGCCCGTTGTTGCTCCTGATCCTGCACCCGAGCCCGACCCTGTTCTTGATGATGCATCAGCTCTTGTACCACCCATTGTTGACCTTCCCGTTGTTGTTCTACCAGTGGTGGATGATCATGTTGTTGATGTACCTTTACCGGATCACGTGCCGGCATTGATTGACCGTGCACCCTTCGCCGCTCACATAGATCCTCGTTATGCTGACACCCGCAACGGGTGGATCGAGGATGATGACGACTACCCACCGTTTGTGCTACCTGTCACTCCT